In Blastopirellula sediminis, the following proteins share a genomic window:
- the tssF gene encoding type VI secretion system baseplate subunit TssF — protein MNDTLFPYYERELLLAREQSQQFARKHPAAAGRLLLEANRSRDPHVERLIESFALIAGRIQKKLDDDFPEVTDALLEVLYPHYLAPIPSLATVQFQPDPTNPQVTGTKIARGSQLRTQRVGDGPCFFRTCYDTTVWPVEVAQVDTHTPPWNTTIDVRRDAMAAIRIRLRCQADATFSKLPLDSLRFHLHGGDQVTAVLYEYLLNHCNRVSIVAAGDKPNQKCVNFDPNAVIKPVGFQPEEALMPSAAQGQAGYHLLTDLFAYPEKFLYFDLHGFQRAASAGWQQEVDIWFFFDRVEPLIHGAVHADTFRLGCTPVINLFDKICEPVSIDHRRSEYRITPDVQRPNEVEVHSIRKVTAQGMDGDIEFRPFYAIGHASSWNPAAPDEAYWHLSRRPSTQPGDEGDDAFLQLVDLNFDPCRPSDAVATVHAICSNRDLPTNLYNQWGTAEFQLQIPAPIKGTRCLRQPTPPLRPPVDNGNRWRLITHLSLNHLSLTDKHGIDSLREILRLYDFSTDGNGHERAIRNRQMIEGLQTLRCDRTVARIGSSLKGGFCRGLEIRIELDDQKYHGVGAYLFASVLERFLGLYVNINSFTQLVAVTQQRGLLKRFEPRAGEAMLL, from the coding sequence ATGAACGACACCCTCTTCCCCTACTACGAACGTGAACTGCTGCTCGCTCGCGAACAGTCGCAGCAATTCGCCCGCAAGCATCCAGCCGCCGCGGGACGTTTGCTGCTGGAAGCGAACCGCAGCCGCGACCCGCACGTCGAACGGCTGATCGAGTCGTTCGCACTGATCGCCGGCCGGATCCAGAAGAAGCTGGACGACGATTTTCCGGAAGTGACCGACGCGCTGCTGGAGGTTTTGTATCCCCACTACCTTGCGCCGATTCCGTCGCTCGCCACGGTTCAGTTTCAACCCGATCCGACCAACCCACAAGTCACCGGCACCAAAATCGCCCGCGGTAGCCAACTCCGTACGCAGCGCGTCGGCGACGGCCCCTGCTTCTTCCGCACTTGCTACGACACCACCGTCTGGCCGGTCGAAGTCGCCCAGGTCGACACGCATACGCCTCCCTGGAACACGACGATCGACGTTCGCCGCGATGCGATGGCGGCGATCCGGATTCGTCTCCGCTGCCAGGCCGACGCCACCTTCAGCAAACTGCCGCTCGATTCGCTCCGCTTTCATTTGCACGGCGGCGACCAGGTTACCGCGGTCCTGTACGAATACCTGCTGAACCATTGCAACCGGGTTTCGATCGTCGCCGCCGGCGACAAGCCGAATCAGAAGTGCGTCAACTTCGATCCGAATGCCGTGATCAAGCCGGTTGGTTTCCAGCCGGAAGAAGCGTTGATGCCGTCGGCCGCCCAAGGCCAGGCCGGCTATCATCTGCTGACTGACTTGTTCGCCTATCCCGAGAAATTCCTCTACTTCGATCTGCATGGCTTCCAACGCGCCGCTTCGGCCGGTTGGCAACAAGAAGTCGACATCTGGTTCTTTTTCGACCGAGTTGAACCGCTGATCCATGGCGCCGTTCATGCCGACACGTTCCGGCTCGGCTGCACTCCGGTTATCAACCTATTCGACAAGATCTGCGAACCGGTCTCGATCGACCATCGCCGTAGCGAATATCGGATCACCCCTGACGTGCAGCGACCGAACGAAGTTGAAGTTCACTCGATTCGCAAAGTGACGGCGCAAGGAATGGACGGCGACATCGAGTTTCGTCCGTTCTACGCGATTGGTCACGCGAGCAGCTGGAATCCGGCCGCGCCGGACGAAGCGTATTGGCATTTGTCGCGGCGTCCTTCGACGCAGCCGGGGGATGAAGGGGACGACGCCTTCCTGCAATTGGTCGACCTCAACTTCGATCCTTGCCGTCCTTCCGACGCCGTCGCAACCGTACACGCGATTTGCTCGAACCGCGACTTGCCGACCAATCTGTATAACCAATGGGGGACGGCCGAGTTTCAATTGCAGATTCCCGCGCCGATCAAAGGAACGCGCTGCTTGCGTCAACCGACGCCGCCGCTGCGTCCTCCGGTCGACAACGGCAATCGTTGGCGTTTGATTACCCATCTGTCGCTCAACCATTTGTCGCTAACCGACAAGCACGGGATCGACAGTCTCCGCGAAATCCTCCGTCTCTACGACTTTTCGACCGACGGCAACGGCCACGAACGGGCGATTCGCAACCGCCAGATGATCGAAGGCTTGCAGACCCTCCGCTGCGATCGGACCGTCGCTCGCATTGGCAGTTCGCTAAAAGGGGGCTTCTGCCGCGGCCTTGAAATTCGTATCGAACTGGACGACCAGAAGTATCACGGAGTCGGCGCCTATTTGTTCGCCTCGGTATTGGAACGTTTCCTGGGACTCTATGTAAACATCAACTCGTTCACGCAATTGGTCGCCGTTACGCAACAGCGCGGCTTGCTGAAGCGCTTTGAACCTCGCGCCGGGGAGGCGATGCTGTTATGA
- the tssG gene encoding type VI secretion system baseplate subunit TssG — protein MIASTQPSQLRAPAGSVLERLYKDPQTFDFFQAVRLLERSNRAQKHEERRPCVRFRAYNSSSFPASEIYDLVQSPDDPQATEMTVTFLGLTGPSGVLPHHYTEMLQRLHRELRGEHKFALRDWFDLFNDRLTRLFYRVWEKNRYWVPYSRREFEQKSPDAFTQGLLSLSGFGLPTLRDRLQREDDNAGVSDLALLRYSGLFAQQRRSAENLRRILVDYFHIPIEVKPLQGQWLSLDQSQQTKIGRYRHNQQLGKTAVVGRRVWELQHKFRLRLGPLTLEQFQEFLPAPPALDAASHRHTNAICGQGQWSLGQLTRVFVGPSLDFDIQLVLKKEEVPQTQLSGDPRKASRLGWNSWIGAKPATADRDDACFAIEN, from the coding sequence ATGATCGCATCGACCCAACCGTCGCAATTGCGGGCTCCGGCCGGCTCGGTCCTGGAGCGGCTTTACAAAGATCCGCAGACGTTCGACTTCTTCCAGGCGGTTCGCCTGTTGGAACGAAGTAACCGTGCGCAGAAGCACGAAGAACGCCGCCCCTGCGTCCGGTTCCGCGCTTACAATTCCTCGTCGTTCCCGGCGAGCGAAATCTACGACCTCGTCCAATCGCCCGACGATCCGCAAGCGACCGAGATGACGGTGACGTTCCTCGGTTTGACCGGCCCGAGCGGGGTCCTGCCGCATCACTACACCGAGATGCTGCAGCGGCTGCATCGCGAACTGCGCGGCGAGCACAAGTTCGCCCTGCGAGACTGGTTCGACCTGTTCAACGATCGCCTGACGCGGCTGTTTTATCGCGTCTGGGAAAAGAACCGCTATTGGGTTCCCTACTCGCGGCGTGAGTTCGAACAAAAGTCGCCGGACGCGTTCACGCAAGGCTTGCTCAGCCTCAGCGGCTTTGGTCTGCCGACGCTTCGCGATCGCCTGCAACGCGAGGACGACAATGCCGGCGTCAGCGACCTCGCCCTGCTGCGCTACAGCGGCCTCTTCGCCCAGCAGCGCCGATCGGCCGAAAACCTTCGCCGCATATTGGTCGACTACTTCCACATTCCGATCGAAGTGAAGCCGCTGCAAGGGCAATGGCTCTCGCTCGATCAGAGCCAACAAACCAAGATCGGCCGCTATCGCCACAACCAGCAGCTAGGCAAAACGGCGGTCGTGGGACGTCGCGTCTGGGAACTTCAACACAAGTTCCGCCTGCGACTTGGTCCGCTGACGCTCGAGCAATTCCAAGAATTCCTGCCGGCGCCGCCGGCGCTCGACGCCGCGTCGCATCGCCACACGAATGCGATTTGCGGGCAAGGGCAGTGGTCGCTGGGTCAGTTGACGCGAGTCTTCGTCGGGCCATCGCTCGACTTCGACATTCAGCTGGTGCTGAAAAAGGAAGAAGTGCCGCAAACGCAGCTCTCGGGCGATCCGCGCAAGGCCTCGCGCCTGGGCTGGAACTCGTGGATCGGCGCCAAGCCGGCGACTGCCGATCGAGACGACGCCTGTTTCGCGATTGAGAATTAG
- a CDS encoding vWA domain-containing protein, which produces MRVSKFVLLLALAALCGCRQPTADNNSGPQPQDDAVAVTSGAVAGKTDEAITELEMAEFEPMSVSDMKSEAKKNAYAATPASSVASGPEGGVVHWRMPREMSAGAPGMQPAAEEAPLAAIVNNPVPVPGQGEGPGMSGDKFAHVEVNPFRAVADEPLSTFSIDVDTASYSKIRSYLVDYNQLPPQGAVRVEELINYFTYNYQAPTDQHPFAANTEVAACPWNPDHRLVRIGIKGKEIDNANRPASNLVFLLDVSGSMDDPRKLPLLKQGMKLLVDQLGENDKVAIVVYAGAAGMVLNSTNGDDKSTIMEALDRLQAGGSTNGGQGIALAYQTAMENFIKGGVNRVILCTDGDFNVGVTSTSDLVTMAAEKAKSGVFLSVMGFGIGNHNDSMMEELSGKANGNYAFIDTMQEAKKVLVEQMSGTLTTIAKDVKIQIEFNPNKVSAYRLVGYENRVLANEDFNDDKKDAGEIGAGHCVTAFYEIVPASVESPVSTAKVDDLKYQSTREKTEAADSDELLTLKIRYKQPDEDESTLMSVAVKDSGHRFGEATGDFQFATGVAMFGMLLRGDEQDAKVNLDEITELVSNNVGDDSYRGEFLKLVQATKTLKK; this is translated from the coding sequence ATGCGAGTTTCGAAGTTTGTATTGCTGCTGGCTCTCGCGGCCCTCTGCGGATGCCGCCAACCGACCGCGGACAACAATTCCGGGCCGCAACCGCAGGATGACGCGGTAGCCGTCACGAGCGGCGCGGTCGCGGGGAAGACGGACGAAGCGATCACCGAGCTAGAGATGGCGGAATTCGAGCCGATGTCCGTTTCCGATATGAAATCGGAAGCGAAGAAGAACGCCTATGCGGCGACCCCGGCCTCGTCTGTCGCTTCGGGGCCGGAGGGAGGCGTCGTGCATTGGCGAATGCCTCGCGAGATGTCGGCGGGCGCACCGGGTATGCAACCAGCCGCGGAAGAAGCGCCCTTAGCGGCGATCGTGAACAATCCTGTTCCGGTTCCAGGCCAAGGGGAAGGTCCAGGGATGAGCGGCGACAAGTTCGCCCATGTCGAAGTCAATCCGTTCCGCGCCGTCGCGGACGAGCCGCTTTCGACCTTCTCGATCGACGTCGATACCGCGAGCTACTCGAAGATTCGCTCTTACCTGGTCGACTACAACCAACTGCCGCCGCAAGGGGCGGTTCGCGTGGAAGAGTTGATCAACTACTTCACGTACAACTATCAGGCTCCCACGGACCAGCATCCTTTCGCGGCGAATACGGAAGTGGCCGCATGCCCTTGGAACCCCGATCATCGATTGGTGCGGATCGGCATCAAGGGAAAAGAGATCGACAACGCCAATCGCCCCGCGAGCAACCTGGTCTTTCTGCTCGACGTTTCGGGCTCGATGGATGATCCCCGTAAACTGCCGCTGCTAAAGCAAGGGATGAAGCTGCTGGTCGATCAGCTGGGCGAAAATGACAAAGTTGCGATCGTCGTCTACGCCGGCGCCGCTGGGATGGTGCTCAACAGCACCAACGGCGACGACAAGTCGACCATCATGGAAGCGCTCGATCGTCTGCAAGCCGGCGGTTCGACCAACGGCGGTCAGGGGATCGCGCTCGCCTATCAAACGGCGATGGAGAACTTCATCAAAGGAGGCGTCAATCGCGTCATCCTTTGCACGGACGGCGACTTCAACGTCGGCGTCACCAGCACCAGCGACCTGGTCACCATGGCGGCCGAAAAAGCGAAGTCGGGCGTCTTCCTCAGCGTGATGGGCTTCGGCATCGGCAACCACAATGACTCGATGATGGAAGAGCTGTCGGGCAAAGCGAACGGCAACTACGCGTTTATCGACACGATGCAGGAAGCGAAAAAGGTGCTGGTCGAACAGATGAGCGGCACGCTGACGACGATCGCCAAGGATGTGAAGATCCAAATCGAATTCAACCCGAACAAGGTCTCGGCCTATCGCCTGGTCGGGTACGAAAACCGCGTGCTCGCCAACGAGGACTTCAATGACGACAAGAAGGACGCCGGCGAAATTGGCGCCGGTCACTGCGTCACCGCCTTCTACGAAATCGTTCCCGCCTCAGTCGAGTCGCCGGTCTCGACCGCCAAGGTCGACGATTTGAAGTATCAGTCGACTCGCGAAAAGACCGAAGCGGCCGATAGCGACGAACTGCTGACGCTGAAGATTCGCTACAAGCAGCCGGACGAAGACGAAAGCACGCTGATGTCGGTCGCCGTGAAAGATTCGGGACATCGCTTTGGCGAAGCGACCGGCGACTTCCAATTCGCCACCGGCGTAGCGATGTTCGGCATGCTGTTGCGAGGGGACGAACAGGACGCCAAAGTGAATCTGGACGAGATCACCGAGCTGGTCAGCAACAACGTTGGCGACGACAGCTATCGGGGCGAGTTCCTGAAGCTGGTCCAAGCGACGAAAACGCTGAAGAAATAA
- a CDS encoding sulfatase — protein MFSRLSVLPLVVTLLFASSLWGAEKQPNVLLIAVDDLRTELGCYGLPYVESPHLDKLAAEGMLFRNHYVQVPTCGASRFSLLTGRSPAKTSALANTAFYAGKNKLSPEQLPGAQTMPELFRRSGYHTVCIGKISHTADGKVFEYNGKGDGRDELPGAWDELATPYGPWKRGWGVFFGYEGGSHREDGTGRKDLMEFTATRDEDLPDGMLANAAIKSLGELKARKEPFFLGVGFIKPHLPFVATKQDWEAISKLDVAPPTAPEKPKSAFWHNSGEFYKYDAPYEKSNPLATADALTAKRAYLACVRYVDRQIGKVLDELDRLDLAEDTIVIVWGDHGWHLGESAIWGKHAPYERTLNSTLILRVPGVTKPGVVSDALVDSIDLYPTLVDLCHPSFTQTAHSLDGVSLRPILSGQADQVHDVSLSYWGGATSIRSPTHRLIMKQGKGKEPITELYDVQKSADPTENLAASEPDLVAALLAKKAAREKSEKP, from the coding sequence ATGTTTTCACGCCTGTCTGTCCTGCCGCTCGTCGTTACGCTCCTGTTCGCCTCGTCGCTTTGGGGGGCGGAAAAACAACCCAATGTCCTGCTGATCGCGGTCGACGATCTGCGGACCGAGCTTGGCTGTTATGGGCTGCCGTACGTCGAGAGTCCCCACTTGGACAAGTTGGCGGCGGAAGGGATGTTGTTCCGCAATCACTATGTGCAAGTGCCGACCTGCGGCGCGTCGCGGTTCTCTTTGCTGACGGGACGAAGTCCAGCGAAGACTAGCGCTTTGGCGAACACCGCCTTCTACGCCGGTAAGAACAAACTGTCGCCAGAACAATTGCCTGGCGCGCAAACGATGCCTGAGCTGTTCCGCCGCAGCGGTTATCACACCGTTTGCATCGGGAAGATCTCGCACACCGCCGATGGAAAAGTGTTTGAGTACAACGGCAAGGGAGATGGTCGCGACGAGTTGCCTGGGGCTTGGGATGAACTCGCCACGCCGTATGGACCTTGGAAGCGCGGCTGGGGCGTCTTCTTTGGTTATGAAGGGGGAAGCCATCGCGAAGATGGAACGGGCCGCAAAGACTTGATGGAGTTCACCGCGACGCGCGACGAAGATCTGCCGGACGGAATGCTGGCCAATGCGGCGATCAAATCGCTGGGCGAGTTGAAAGCGCGGAAAGAGCCGTTCTTCCTCGGCGTTGGATTCATCAAGCCGCATCTGCCGTTCGTTGCGACGAAGCAAGACTGGGAAGCGATCAGCAAGTTGGACGTCGCTCCGCCGACGGCGCCAGAGAAGCCGAAGTCGGCGTTTTGGCACAATAGCGGAGAGTTCTACAAGTATGACGCTCCTTACGAAAAATCGAATCCGCTAGCGACCGCAGATGCGCTGACCGCCAAGCGAGCCTATCTCGCGTGCGTCCGCTACGTCGATCGTCAGATCGGCAAAGTGCTGGACGAACTTGATCGATTGGATCTGGCGGAAGATACGATTGTGATCGTCTGGGGCGATCATGGTTGGCATTTAGGCGAGTCGGCGATTTGGGGGAAGCATGCGCCGTATGAGCGAACGCTCAACAGTACGCTCATCTTGCGCGTTCCCGGCGTCACCAAGCCGGGCGTTGTTAGCGACGCCTTGGTCGATTCGATCGATCTCTATCCGACGCTGGTTGACCTTTGCCATCCGAGCTTCACGCAGACGGCGCATTCGCTCGACGGCGTCAGCTTGCGGCCGATCCTGAGCGGCCAGGCCGATCAGGTGCATGACGTTTCGCTAAGCTATTGGGGCGGAGCGACTTCGATCCGTTCGCCGACGCATCGTTTGATCATGAAGCAAGGGAAAGGAAAGGAGCCGATTACCGAATTGTACGACGTGCAAAAGTCGGCCGACCCAACCGAGAACCTGGCTGCCAGCGAGCCTGACTTGGTCGCGGCGCTGCTGGCGAAAAAAGCGGCTCGGGAAAAATCTGAAAAACCGTAG
- a CDS encoding c-type cytochrome, producing the protein MPLHRILAAAGLLVLCLVSSAAAQFEDEFASGLIADYVSADGSKCRRIDSQIAFHYGAASPDPRLTGDKFSVHWDGLLLSKTPGPYTLYVYAQGKVRIQIEDEVVLDAEAKTPSWLTAKPIDLKFDWHPFQVDFTKTSPNAQIAIYWTGPDFGLEPITPEWYFHEIDDTFEQPFNVGRDLVRAHRCAACHGGDRTTELPAPALNRVAGNLSQPWIVERLTTATSEGDSSTRKMPHYNLRMDDAEAIAAYLIAESEGVGEKSKPDKKGNVGTGKRMFESLGCLACHRVGELGAAGPFSGGDLSDIAAKRPPHFFAKWLENPAALNADHRMPVYQIDGESRNHLAAYLATLTSSGKLASTPQQKQSELKIKQGRELILANRCDACHRLPGDLKDGKRKALPALTGGSLWREACLAAPEAEKHPGYAFGGEEQEAIKAYLREKAPVRQVAAKDVTGAQIVRERNCLSCHARGIGKGLAPIATQAATGDSALNAVLPTLLPPSLNSVGDKLHDAALIDIILRKDPVHRPWLKVQMPRFRLSDDELTAVKDYLVEQDRIPEHPLVGRPSEVDPAALAVAGQRLVGGEGFNCTSCHQVGDWIPSDAPLNAKGPTLSMLGNRIRRDWFDRWVRKPARIVPQMEMPSVTVPVSGVLHDEIDDQLAAVWQVLNTPGFQPPKPNPVRIARRSGIAADNQTALILTDVLRDVDHKKQFIKPLLVGLPNRHNVLFDLETGRLANWTLGDAAYERSEGKTWFWELGGAELLTELDDSPELALVGPDGKTLVPQRTGQFITSFDRWRRNSDGGITADYRLKFGKDDAQTIVVQQTVTPIWDEQGKHGFVRSFQVKGMPEGYQLAMRLVDSKQAPTAEISGDSLTLAKKQLIISVGGDAKLLSSGIVQITPQKSEANFSARYLSGLPADRYLPRPQNEPAIAEAAELSITPGWSAERLPLTVELMPTAIAWSPNGDMVVASLKGRIWLVRDADGDGKRETLIPLDVELAAPFGLAAYDGYLDVTNKYALLRIFYDNAGGVSRVETLVDGWGHTTDYHDWTMGLPRDADGNYYIATACQQDGRSEVAAKWRGVVMKLIPREPTADDPSYFTIEQLTAGHRFPIGIARNKEGELFVTDNQGNYNPFNELNHIIPGKRYGFINKIDRKPGFAPEETPPAIAIPHPWTRSVNGICFLESPPNVPNAFGPFEGDLIGCEYDTRRLVRMSLDHVDGVIQGAIYPFTYDPGDEVKNALLGPVVCAVSPSGELVIGNMRDGGWGGGANVGSLVTMLPLQQEMPSGVDEVCATSDGFLVRFTQPIDAPKGADKSNYTLNSYRRESTPAYGGDDIDSRPEIIDAIEVSADKKEVRLRLPELRAGFVYELHIDPSVAGEGKKLFPAEAHYTLGVIPKK; encoded by the coding sequence ATGCCACTCCATCGCATTCTCGCCGCCGCCGGTCTGCTCGTTTTGTGCCTGGTTTCGAGCGCCGCGGCGCAGTTTGAAGACGAATTCGCCTCCGGTTTGATCGCCGACTACGTTTCGGCCGACGGATCGAAGTGTCGTCGGATCGATTCGCAGATTGCGTTTCATTACGGCGCCGCGTCCCCCGATCCCCGTCTGACGGGAGACAAGTTCTCCGTCCATTGGGATGGGCTGCTGCTGTCGAAGACGCCAGGGCCGTACACGCTGTACGTCTACGCCCAAGGAAAGGTCCGTATTCAGATCGAAGACGAGGTGGTCCTCGACGCCGAAGCGAAGACCCCTTCGTGGCTAACTGCCAAGCCGATCGACCTGAAGTTCGATTGGCATCCGTTTCAAGTCGACTTCACTAAGACCTCGCCCAACGCGCAGATCGCGATCTACTGGACTGGTCCGGACTTTGGTCTCGAGCCGATCACGCCGGAGTGGTACTTCCACGAAATCGACGACACGTTCGAGCAACCGTTTAACGTTGGCCGCGATCTGGTCCGCGCGCATCGCTGCGCCGCTTGCCATGGGGGAGATCGCACGACCGAACTTCCAGCGCCGGCGCTCAATCGCGTCGCCGGCAATTTGTCGCAGCCGTGGATCGTGGAACGTCTGACGACGGCGACGAGCGAAGGAGATTCGTCGACGCGCAAGATGCCCCACTACAACCTGCGTATGGACGACGCTGAAGCGATCGCCGCCTATCTGATCGCCGAATCGGAAGGGGTGGGCGAAAAGAGCAAGCCCGACAAGAAGGGAAACGTTGGTACCGGGAAACGAATGTTTGAGTCGCTCGGTTGTTTGGCCTGTCATCGCGTCGGCGAACTAGGGGCGGCAGGTCCTTTCAGCGGCGGCGACTTGAGCGACATCGCGGCAAAGCGTCCCCCCCATTTCTTCGCCAAGTGGCTCGAAAACCCGGCCGCACTGAACGCCGATCACCGGATGCCGGTCTATCAGATCGACGGCGAATCACGTAATCATCTGGCCGCTTACCTGGCGACCCTAACGTCCTCGGGAAAACTCGCCTCGACGCCGCAGCAGAAGCAAAGCGAACTGAAAATCAAGCAAGGGCGCGAGCTGATCCTCGCGAATCGCTGCGACGCATGTCACCGCTTGCCGGGCGATTTAAAGGATGGCAAACGCAAAGCGCTTCCGGCCCTGACCGGCGGCAGTCTGTGGCGCGAAGCTTGTCTGGCGGCGCCTGAAGCGGAAAAACATCCAGGCTACGCCTTCGGAGGCGAAGAGCAAGAGGCGATCAAAGCCTATTTGCGTGAGAAGGCGCCGGTTCGGCAGGTCGCCGCGAAAGACGTTACCGGCGCCCAGATCGTGCGTGAACGGAACTGTTTGTCGTGTCATGCCCGCGGCATCGGCAAGGGGCTGGCGCCGATCGCAACGCAAGCCGCGACTGGCGATTCGGCATTGAACGCCGTGCTGCCGACGTTGTTGCCGCCGTCGCTCAACAGCGTCGGCGACAAACTGCATGACGCGGCCCTGATCGACATTATTCTCCGCAAAGACCCGGTCCATCGTCCTTGGCTGAAAGTGCAGATGCCGCGGTTCCGCTTGAGCGATGACGAGCTGACGGCGGTGAAGGACTATCTGGTTGAACAAGATCGAATTCCGGAGCATCCGCTGGTCGGTCGGCCGTCGGAAGTTGATCCGGCGGCGCTGGCTGTCGCCGGCCAGCGGTTGGTCGGGGGCGAAGGTTTCAACTGCACCAGTTGCCATCAAGTCGGCGATTGGATTCCGTCCGATGCGCCGCTGAACGCCAAGGGGCCGACATTGTCGATGCTGGGCAACCGAATCCGCCGCGATTGGTTCGATCGCTGGGTGCGGAAGCCGGCCCGGATTGTGCCGCAGATGGAAATGCCGAGCGTCACTGTTCCGGTCAGCGGCGTGCTGCATGACGAGATCGACGATCAGCTGGCCGCCGTCTGGCAAGTGCTCAATACGCCGGGCTTCCAGCCGCCCAAGCCGAACCCGGTTCGCATCGCGCGGCGGAGCGGCATCGCGGCCGACAATCAAACCGCGCTGATCCTGACCGACGTCCTCCGCGACGTCGATCACAAGAAGCAATTCATCAAGCCGCTGCTGGTCGGCTTGCCGAATCGTCACAACGTGCTGTTCGATCTCGAGACGGGACGGCTGGCGAATTGGACGCTGGGAGATGCGGCGTACGAACGAAGCGAAGGAAAAACCTGGTTCTGGGAACTGGGGGGCGCTGAGCTATTGACGGAACTCGACGATTCGCCCGAACTGGCGCTGGTTGGACCGGATGGCAAAACGCTGGTGCCACAGCGGACCGGGCAGTTCATCACCAGTTTCGACCGTTGGCGGCGCAACAGCGACGGCGGAATCACGGCCGACTATCGGCTGAAGTTCGGCAAGGACGATGCGCAGACGATCGTGGTGCAGCAGACGGTCACGCCGATCTGGGATGAGCAAGGGAAACATGGCTTCGTCCGCAGCTTCCAGGTAAAGGGCATGCCGGAAGGGTACCAGTTGGCGATGCGGCTGGTCGATTCGAAACAGGCGCCAACCGCCGAGATCAGCGGCGACTCGCTAACGCTGGCGAAGAAGCAACTGATCATTTCGGTCGGCGGCGACGCGAAGCTCCTCTCGTCCGGTATCGTGCAGATCACTCCGCAGAAGAGCGAAGCGAATTTCTCCGCTCGTTATCTCTCGGGCCTACCGGCCGATCGTTATTTGCCTCGCCCGCAAAATGAGCCGGCGATCGCGGAAGCGGCCGAGCTTTCGATCACGCCGGGTTGGTCGGCTGAGCGTTTGCCGCTGACGGTCGAGCTGATGCCGACGGCGATTGCGTGGAGCCCCAATGGCGACATGGTGGTCGCTTCGCTGAAGGGAAGGATCTGGCTGGTCCGTGATGCGGATGGTGATGGAAAACGGGAGACGCTGATTCCGCTTGATGTCGAACTGGCGGCGCCGTTTGGCCTGGCCGCATATGACGGCTATCTCGACGTCACCAACAAGTATGCGCTGCTTCGCATCTTTTATGACAACGCTGGCGGAGTCAGCCGCGTCGAAACGTTGGTCGACGGTTGGGGACATACCACCGACTATCACGACTGGACGATGGGGCTGCCGCGCGACGCCGACGGCAACTACTACATCGCCACCGCTTGTCAGCAAGATGGTCGCTCGGAAGTCGCCGCCAAGTGGCGTGGCGTGGTGATGAAATTGATCCCGCGCGAGCCGACTGCCGATGACCCGAGTTATTTCACGATCGAGCAATTGACGGCCGGGCATCGCTTCCCGATCGGCATCGCTCGGAACAAGGAAGGGGAACTGTTCGTTACGGACAACCAGGGGAACTACAACCCGTTCAACGAATTGAACCACATCATCCCCGGCAAGCGTTACGGGTTCATCAACAAGATTGATCGAAAGCCGGGCTTTGCGCCGGAAGAGACCCCGCCGGCGATCGCGATTCCGCATCCCTGGACGCGCAGCGTCAACGGCATTTGCTTCCTCGAATCGCCGCCGAACGTGCCGAACGCCTTCGGGCCGTTTGAAGGGGATCTGATTGGCTGCGAGTATGACACGCGGCGGTTGGTCCGGATGAGTCTGGATCATGTCGACGGCGTGATCCAAGGCGCGATCTATCCGTTCACCTACGACCCCGGCGACGAGGTGAAGAACGCGCTGCTGGGACCGGTCGTCTGCGCGGTGTCGCCGAGCGGCGAACTGGTGATCGGCAACATGCGCGACGGCGGTTGGGGGGGCGGCGCCAACGTCGGCTCGCTCGTCACGATGCTGCCGCTGCAGCAGGAAATGCCGAGCGGCGTCGATGAAGTTTGCGCCACGAGCGACGGCTTTCTCGTTCGCTTCACGCAGCCGATCGACGCCCCAAAAGGCGCCGACAAGTCGAACTATACGCTTAACTCTTATCGCCGAGAATCGACCCCGGCCTACGGCGGCGACGATATCGACTCGCGACCGGAGATCATTGACGCGATTGAAGTCAGCGCCGACAAGAAGGAAGTTCGCCTAAGGTTGCCGGAACTACGAGCTGGGTTCGTCTATGAACTGCACATTGATCCGTCGGTCGCCGGCGAAGGAAAGAAGCTGTTCCCGGCCGAAGCGCACTACACGTTAGGCGTGATTCCGAAGAAGTAG